The Pelmatolapia mariae isolate MD_Pm_ZW linkage group LG2, Pm_UMD_F_2, whole genome shotgun sequence sequence ACTGCTTAATTTTCCATTCATTGTTCACACTGCTGCATGTGAAATATCAACTACAACCAAAGAATCGTGTATAAATGAATCATTTACAAGCTACGTATTTTTAAGTTTTACGTAAGTTAAATCAACTCAGTGCAAACACTCAGGTAGATCATTGAAACTCTGATCATTAAAAATCTTGTTTGATGATCACAAAGTGAATGTGATGCTGTGCTGCATGAGCCCACCAATTTCccagtatgtttatttttaaaatgaacacTAATTGCACATTTTTCTCTTGTAAAAGGTTGACATTACTAAGGTCAAGTCCCTTTCATGACTACATTCCAGAGTAAAAAGTCAAACACAAAGTAAGGCCGCATGTAGTCCTGCTATTACTACAAAAACCTACAATTTCAGTCTTATTGTCTTGTGGAAGTAAACTGAAATCATTTAACTTCCGATGCATTAAGAAGAAGAATTGTAGGCCCAAAATATTGAATGAGTGACAGCAGAgcatctgctgtcactcattCAATATTCTCATTTAACTTCCGATGCATTAAGAAGAAGAATTGTAGGCCCAAAATATTGaatgagtgacagcagatgcTCTGCTGTCACTCATTCAATATTCTCATTTAACTTCCGATGCATTAAGAAGAATTGTAGGCCCAAAATATTGaatgagtgacagcagatgcTCTGCTGTCACCTGCTGGTGAGTTGTGAAATTCTTTTCTAATGCCCTAGTGATTATATAAGACAAAAATGCTACTACACTATGTTTTGTATAAAGTGGAAATGTTAATTATTACTTAAATCTACATTTTACAAATATTGCATTAATTGCCATACAAATATTCATTTGTCAGTTTATCAATTTAATTGAATGAGGAAAATTTTTGGTTGGTGATGTAAATCCTAAAAGCTTGTGTTTGACATTTAGAGGATTTAaggtatttattgtttgtttattctAAGTTCTGTTAATAAAATTGCGAACATTTAAGATTTTTGTCATGATGTTTGTTTCTCATTCTCCTCAAATGAAATTCAAGTGGGAAAATTTATAGTAGCTGGGTTGCCAGGTGgcttaaaataactgaaatttACCGTCACCTAAATATTACTGAAATTTTCATAATCAAAATACAGGAAATCTATTATTGTCTATTATTATATTTGGGTACTTGCAAAATTGCATTTCAATACATATTCACCTGACTACAGGTGCAGCTGAGGTTCGAAGTATAATGCCCGACCGCAAGGAAAGGTGGTCAAAGACCATTGTTCTGTTTATCCCTCCTTTTGTTCTAGTTTTGCTCTTTGCTACTGTTTTGTCACTACTGATAACATGAGATGTGCCATTGCCAGAAGGCTTGCTGTATCTCTCAGCAGAGTCTCAAGAGGGCAGGAGGAGAGGGCTGTAGAAGTGCATCATCCCGGCCACAGGATCAGTATCTGCATCAGTATCTGCATCTTTGTGcaagaaaaaacaacacaaacactgccagtcacataaaatgacctccagcagatCACATGTGTACATTTTTGGCCAAATTTTAAGAAACAGGCTGCATGGGCGTGGCATGAGATGCCAGCATCCATTAATATGAGCTGTGTTAATAGCCCAATACCATGCAGATTGAAAAGAGTGggttaacacattttttttaatcagggaAAGACTGACAGCAAGCAACCTGCTAGTTACTTGctagttaaatacaaaaaaaaaatcacgttgCTCTATAAATGATccctgggagaaaaaaaacaaaacacatgtgAGACTTGTAACATTGTAACAACAGGCACTTTGGTAATGTGCCTCATTTTGTATAGGCCTTGATGATGTTTAAATAACCTTTTAGGGTTTTCACAGAAACGCCACAGCTATGACAAGTGTAATATTTAAACATCCTTAACATGCTTATGTTGCAAACTCAATCCATTCATTTAAAACACTGTTATACACCTGCAAGGTATATAATGAGTCTGCTGAGCACGAGATAAAGCCTGTGAGTGTATATTTAGGCACACAGTCCCTAAATGCACCTAAATCCAATAAAGCATGTCTACTGAACTCTACCTATTACCCAGGAAATATGCCCCCTATGTGCTCATATCTAGGCGCTGCGGGCAGACCAACATGTCCCACTCGTCTACTGTCAAGTCAGTAGGGCAGCCCACACCTAGATTTTGACCATTCTGTGGTATGGTGTGGGCCCAGAATGGGCATCACCACATGCCGGCATCATACCCACAGGATGCCCACAATGTAGATCTGGGGTTACCTACTGGTATCCATGTGACCCACATTTCATGCCAGTACAGTACAGGGCTGCCCACCCAGGTTCAAATGTGCAGTACCACTCATTTCACACTGGTGCATGAGTCCATAATTTCAAAGAAACAGTGGACTGCCCAATACAGGTTGTACACAGGAAACCGATATGGAGGGCTCCGAAAGGTAAAACTACTGTGGTATATTAGCAAGATAATGCTACTGAGCTTGAGTCTGGAATACTTACCTTGCAAGTATATTGTGTATTGTTGAGTTCTCTGCTATGTGAAAtgccctttttttctcctttatttaGCTTCTGTTGTTCTTACAATAAAAATTGGGTGTGCCCTTTCTGAAGTAACAGCGCTATGTTTGGTGGAACTAGTGTTTATACTTATGTTTACTTTCAACCTAGCATCACGGCAAAATGTGTAACAGACACACTGGTCCACAGTGTCCATTTCATGCTTTGCTTCTCCAAATCATGAAAAGTGCATGCAGCAGCTGCAGTAAGCAAAACTGTATTCTGTATTCTAGCCTTAAGTTAAGAATGAATATTGGGTTAAGGTGATATTTCTGCTCATCTACTCTTCCAGGAGGCCATATGTCCATGTGATGCTTCAGGTGGGGGATGTTACGACCCCCTCTGCTAGGCGTCAGGGGAGGAGTAACATACACAAGCCCCCAACACAAAACTGAGTAAAGAAAGGTTTTAATTTCaaactttaaacagaaaaccGACAGGGCTGTTCAACAGACCACTGGGCAAACAATTATTAcataaagaagaaaacagtCAGGCGTAAAAGCTAAGGGTTAACTAATGCAAGCTGGcggcacacaaaataaaagctaagggTAACTAAGGCAAGCCAGCATCACAAAACTCTAATGAAAGTAAGTTCAGCTGTATATCAGGTTTAAACAGAGAGCAACACAGCGAACAGGTTTTAACAAACGCGCTTCACATGCAAAGCAGACGAGGAGGACACTGCATGTTCACTTCAGAGCAACAGTTCCCCCTAGTGTGAAGGATCTTCAGCCTTTTATACTCCCAGGTGCAGACAATCAGCCAGTCAATTGGTCTTGGAGTGGTCATGGGATCTCCAGGCAGCCAATCGTCCACGAGGTCTGGCACACTGTGATCTGCATAAAAGAAGGCTGGCACAGGACTCCCAGCAGCCAATCCCCCACCAGTCATAGCACACTTGGATTTGCATGAACACAAAAGGGTAGTCTCACTCTCTCCAAGGCCCAGGGCCGTAACAGGGGAAAACATACATGATTGAGGTATTTTAGTGAGCAAAACCTAAATAAAGAATCACTTACTGCAGGTTTAACTTTTTGTTTCTAGGAGATATTCACATagagtgtgaaaaaaaagactaaagctCTATTTTACTTAATGTGATTATAACCGTATCACCACTGAGTCTAGCTCACCCACAGTTATCTATGACTCACAATAAGGCTCGTCCAGGCAGGGCTGCTTCTAGCTTTTTAGGGGTCCTGTGCAAGATTCTGTTTTGAAACACTAGGGGGAGTTCAAACACTTAGGTAATGCATCAATTAGCTAGACATTGAGAAAAAAACAGCTCATATTAAGAATCTTTGAGCCAAGAAATTGAAATGTAGAGAAAATGACAAGAAAAGGTACACAGTGAGGCACCTCTATGCCCATTAATTCAATAGATGGAGAATTTTCCTCAACgatgtttattttaaatttaggAAACAAATATCAGGATTGCAGTTCATTAAAAGACACTGAAGGTCACTACAGCATGTGGAGCATAATGTTGATACTGAAATATGTATGTATAAGATGTGCGCAACACTTCATCCTCCTGAggttgtgttttcctctgaagaCTGATATGTGGTTGTCAATAGACGTCACTCGTTGCACAACAACACAAGCCACAATGCCTCTATCATGGCAGCTTAGTTTTGTTTACAGTACTGTCTTTTAAAAGTGGTTTTGTTGTTCTCCAGGTTTTGTAAAGtttttctgatgtgtggggttttttttgtttgtgcgtTTGTTTTTTCTGGTATGTGGATAACCCAGGTTTCTTCATTTATCcacaagaaataaaaaaaaacattgtattgTCGGCTTTGTGTTTATGCTCAAACACTAAAAGAGAGATCAAACAGTATTCATGTTCTCATGATGGACATACAGACATagatttgtgtcagtgtgtggcTCGGTAGCCTAGAGTTTACGTAGTTAAATGGTATTCGTGTGACAATGTAGTTCAGCTCACGTTATGGAGTGTACCAAATCACTTTCTCTGGGGCATAATTAAGTAATATCTGGATTACTTTTAAGAACTAAACAGAGTAATGCATTACTTTTTGAATAAAAACCCCATTTTAAGAATAAATGtgaaattttgagattaaagtcGAAAAtctattttaagaaaaaattcTAAATACTATTTTGAAAAGAAAGGTGAAAACAGTTGTTgtttcaagacaaactgccatgTTTGTATACTCATGTTATTCAAAACTCACAACAGTACAGAGTCCATTCTTCTGTGGTTTGTAATGACATATTTTTAGCAGTTGATTCTGTGACTGCTTTTAGACTTAACAGCTTCTTTTGATACTTTGGACCATGATATCCTCATCCTCATAAGCACTCCATTTGTTTAAGTCCTAACCCTGCTTTTTCCAACTGAGGCAACTGTGTAACTATTCAGGCCAAACAAAACCTTGAAACATGAATATGTGCTTTTATATACAATGTTTATCTGGTGCGAGCAAGCAAGAGCATTTTACTCCAGTTTTAGCttcccttcactggcttccaGTTCATTTACAAATCCATTTGTCTTTAAGTATCTTAATGGTTGTGCCATATTTTACCTGTCTAATCATGAATCCTGACAGAATGTCTTCATAAAGGTGGTTAAAAGAATCCGTCTTACAAAAGAATCTGTCTTTGTCATTGTAATTTCCTTTTTCATCTACCCAGAGGAATGGCATCTGCATCAACCTTAAATCTGCCTTTTACTGGCTCTCTCTAATGCCAGAGTATATGGTGCTCTCTGGTGACTCCTTCTTACTCTTCCATCTTGAAGATTTTCTTGAGGGGAAATCCAGAGCCACATAGTTTAGTCCTGCTTCTTCACCTTCCTGTGAAttattaacaaaaatataaaaaattgaaaataataaatacacatacagcacataaacacacaaagagagaaCATCGCATAgccattgtttgtttgtttgtcctcAGATGGCAGTCTAACATAAGATGACTTCACGTTTCAGCGTAATGGCAACTGCAAGTGTTTCAAAGTGAGTCACAAATTACCATCATGAAAACACATATCCAAAGTACACATATTACACTAAAGTGTGACCTAATCAAACATGTCATCATTTACAATAAAGGACTTCTAGGAGGATGTCAGATGTGACTGATTACTACTGATTACTGATTACATTTGACCTCTAGGTTTCAGGGCAAATGTAGTTTTTTGATCCTTGCTGTCTGTACTTTATTGTAGTTCACAACATCAAAATGCTTCCTGTTTCCTATACAAAATGTTTAGCTtacttgttttgtgtgtttcaacCTTAAAAATAAGAAGTCACTTTGTCATCAATAGTGCAGAATATCAATATTATGATGAAAGTCTAGTCATGTATTTTATAATAGCTAGATAGCTATaaatataatgtgtgtgtgtgtgtgtgtgtgtgtgtgtgtgtgtgtgtgtgtgtgtgtgtgtgtgtgtgtgtgtgtgtgtgtgtgtgtgtgtgtgtgtgcgtgtgtgtgtacctcgTTACTCATTTGATCCCCAGATGATATTTCCTGTTTAACATCAGTAAAGACTTCTACTTTTCCTGTTTATAAAAAGAAGATATTAACAGTGaaagattatttattttaagtgctTGTCTGGTCAGAATCAAGAACCAATCATTTGAGATTATAGAAATACTTTATAAGGCCTCCATTTGCTCTCGCAGTAGCTTTAGTTCGTTGTGCTATATACATGATGAGAATATCGCATCCAGAAATCTGGATCTATTAGATTAAAATCTGTCTACTGGAACCAGTTTGAAATCACTTCTGCTTCACTATCTGCATTTGTCACTTCATCTATTAAGTAGCAATTTGAGCTGTAGTAAAGTAGGGATATAATTATGTGCTACGAACGATAGATAGATCCGTGTACTTAGCAAATAATCCTGACCCTTTGCATGCCTCAGAAGCAACTGAAATGTATCACTTCATGTACAATTGGTGAGTATTTTGCCTCtgccaggttttgtttttgtttatttctgtatATTAATTTCTCTACTAACTGTGATGGAAATgctaaaaaatgtttattaattttGTTAAAAATGACAGATCGCTTTAAGATAATAAATAATCATTTATCCGAAAATCTATTTGTCAAGTCTGTTTATATAGTAAAATACAATAATTGATGAAAGGGTCAATCTGAAAATCTCAGTTAGTGAAGATTCGAATTTTGGAATGTACTGACAATCTAATACTTTTCCTAACCAAAGTTAGCAAATATTCACCAGTGTAAAAGaacgaacaaaaaaaaacacggcaataataaattaaacccaaatattttaaaagactGGGATGACAGCTTTGTTTATATGGGTACGATTCACAAGttttgtgaaatgaaaatgtaaataaatgacaAGCTCTGAGCTGTACAAATGGCAGTCAGGGGAAAAGGCGATATCATCATTACTTCCAGGTAACCAACAAGGCATCATTTTTACAATATTTGAAGATATTCTTTTGTATAAATAATGCCTGGTATTTGTATTAGCCTTGAATGTTTTACCATGTTAATGGTTCTGCATTTAATTGACTTTTTTACTATTATCCTCTGGCCACGTGTGAGCACATGAATCAATAGCTAATGCAACAATTTTAAGTAATATCGACCATACTGAgtaccactcctgtcagctaagaacaggaaactgaggttaTAATttagtaaaaagtaaaataaggaAACTATATtgattattaataattattaattGTTAATATGTATATTAATTATTGATATTAATTATATGTACACAGTATGTTATAAATGTGATTAATTTACCTTCGCGGTGTTTACgaggttggattttttttctggtgAGAATCAGTGCAAAATTCATAAGCACAGAGCAGGTCAGCAGTGCACCAAGCAGAGCAATGAGAGGGAACTCCTCTGGAATGAGAAAATATCCCAGCAGACAATTAACGTTTTGATTATATAATAGTATAATACTGTACATTACTCACTCAGTGAATTCACAGTAATAACATTTCATATAGATGGTTTAAATTAACTCAATCTCCAAGGTATGCAGTATCTCAGTAAAAAATTATCATAAAAGTTAGTTTGGATGTTAATTTTTATGCATCCAGTAACAGTTTACATACCAATGGTAGCCAATGGTCAAAGTATAAAAGTATTAAAGGCCTGAGAATATCACTGGCTTATTCACGCACAAATCATCAGGAATTAATGCAGCAACAACTAGTACAGATAAGCAAATATTAAAGtaatactttaaaaacataCCTATCTCCACTTTTGTTCCTTTACCAAACAGGATCTCTCCACACGTGACCACCGCACAGTAGTACGTCCCAGCATCAGATGAGTTTGTTATCGTTTTGGACAGACTGTAGTCACATCTCTCGTCCTCTTTATTTCTTATACTGCCGTGGTAAATGATGCCTGGATGGGATTCTGATGCACCTTTAAACCAGTACACTTTGTCTTCATCTGGACACTGATCTGTGTCATTTTTGTTCTCAGAGAGGAGTGAACACTGCAGAGTCATTGTATCACCCAGATGGACTGAATTCACATCTGGAGTTtgttttactgtgaaaaatTTATGCTGGGTTTTAGGATCTGTaggaattagaaaaagacaTGAAATTGTATCCTTTGTAGTTGTTTAGGTTTTGACACACCCTTATCAAAGACAACCAA is a genomic window containing:
- the LOC134633961 gene encoding uncharacterized protein LOC134633961, which produces MDEVMGQMPSIKPLFLISSLPEDTPGPSTAVGDQNDSDDEGAQPPMTGRKRKRDDELLDLIREDMRQQREAEERRAGRGWTDCFVIFYILTITVCLFSLAVTEMNEVPQQISLTVAKLGDNVTLTCDLFERGLFYWYKLNYGYMVQTVANGNFDKILFQINNSRFSATKVGNVLSLTIRNVSKEDEATYFCQAGSSFSMRFKNGTILAVNDPKTQHKFFTVKQTPDVNSVHLGDTMTLQCSLLSENKNDTDQCPDEDKVYWFKGASESHPGIIYHGSIRNKEDERCDYSLSKTITNSSDAGTYYCAVVTCGEILFGKGTKVEIEEFPLIALLGALLTCSVLMNFALILTRKKIQPRKHREDHSVPDLVDDWLPGDPMTTPRPIDWLIVCTWEYKRLKILHTRGNCCSEVNMQCPPRLLCM